The Falco rusticolus isolate bFalRus1 chromosome 5, bFalRus1.pri, whole genome shotgun sequence genome has a segment encoding these proteins:
- the FEZF1 gene encoding fez family zinc finger protein 1 has protein sequence MDNSGHHTATKILATPPARESLSARSNMISTPKPLAFSIERIMARTPEPRSIPVPQLLHGSVAKGDPKHPLHLNSSIPCMIPFVPVAYDPLPKAAVAGAEPRKAHLDSSSSPSFSCGDLLNCALSLKDFPRDALPLQQYKLVRPRVVNHSSFHAMGALCYFNRGDSPCHPSSSVNIHPVASYFLSSPLHPQPKAYLAERNKLVLPAVDKYPAGVAFKDLSQAQLQHYMKESAQILSEKIAYKTSEFSRGSPSSKPKVFTCEVCGKVFNAHYNLTRHMPVHTGARPFVCKVCGKGFRQASTLCRHKIIHTQEKPHKCNQCGKAFNRSSTLNTHTRIHAGYKPFVCEFCGKGFHQKGNYKNHKLTHSGEKQFKCNICNKAFHQVYNLTFHMHTHNDKKPFTCPTCGKGFCRNFDLKKHVRKLHDSALGLPRPPAELGGPDQPPPPGPLLQGPPLQP, from the exons ATGGACAATAGTGGCCACCACACGGCGACCAAAATCCTAGCGACTCCTCCGGCCAGAGAAAGCCTGTCTGCCAGGAGCAACATGATCAGCACGCCCAAGCCCCTCGCCTTCTCCATTGAGCGCATCATGGCGCGGACGCCAGAGCCCCGCTCCATCCCCGTCCCGCAGCTCCTCCACGGCTCCGTGGCCAAAGGCGACCCCAAGCACCCGCTGCACCTCAACTCCTCCATCCCCTGCATGATCCCCTTTGTCCCGGTGGCGTACGACCCCCTGCCCAAAGCGGCGGTGGCCGGAGCGGAACCCAGGAAGGCTCATTTAGACTCCTCTTCCTCGCCCTCCTTTAGCTGCGGCGATCTCTTGAACTGTGCCCTGAGCTTGAAAGATTTCCCCCGCGATGCCCTGCCCTTGCAGCAGTACAAACTGGTAAGACCCCGAGTGGTCAATCACTCCTCCTTCCACGCCATGGGAGCCCTGTGCTATTTCAACCGAGGCGACAGCCCTTGTCACCCGTCCTCCAGTGTCAACATCCACCCGGTAGCTTCTTATTTCCTCAGCTCTCCCCTGCACCCGCAGCCCAAGGCTTACCTGGCGGAGCGGAACAAGCTGGTGCTGCCGGCCGTGGACAAGTACCCGGCGGGGGTAGCCTTCAAGGACTTGTCGcaggctcagctgcagcattaCATGAAAGAAAGTGCTCAGATCCTCTCGGAAAAAATCGCCTACAAGACCTCGGAGTTCAGCCGCGGCTCCCCGAGCAGCAAGCCCAAAGTTTTCACGTGTGAAGTTTGTGGAAAG GTATTCAATGCACATTATAACTTAACTCGCCATATGCCGGTGCACACGGGGGCCAGACCCTTTGTTTGCAAAGTTTGCGGGAAGGGCTTCAGACAGGCGAGCACGCTCTGCCGGCACAAGATCATCCACACGCAG GAAAAGCCACACAAGTGCAACCAGTGCGGCAAAGCCTTTAACCGCAGCTCGACCCTGAACACGCACACGCGAATACACGCCGGCTACAAACCTTTTGTCTGTGAATTTTGTGGCAAAGGATTTCACCAGAAAG GCAATTACAAAAACCATAAGCTGACTCACAGCGGGGAGAAGCAGTTCAAGTGCAATATCTGCAACAAGGCTTTCCACCAGGTGTACAACCTGACCTTCCACATGCACACCCACAACGACAAGAAGCCCTTCACCTGCCCCACCTGCGGCAAAGGCTTCTGCAGGAACTTTGACCTCAAGAAGCACGTCCGCAAGCTGCACGACAGCGCCCTAGGAttgccccggccccccgccgaGCTGGGGGGGCCCGAccagccgcccccgcccgggccGCTGCTGCAGGGCCCGCCGCTCCAGCCGTGA